A region from the Silene latifolia isolate original U9 population chromosome 7, ASM4854445v1, whole genome shotgun sequence genome encodes:
- the LOC141592069 gene encoding large ribosomal subunit protein uL13w-like: MVSGSGVMSKRVVIDARHHMLGRTASIVAKELLSGQKVVVVRCEEIALSGGLVRQKMKYLRFLRKRMNTKPSHGPIHFRAPSKIFWRTVRGMIPHKTKRGAAALARLKVYEGVPPPYDKVKRMVVPDALKVLRLQKGHKYCLLGRLSKEVGWNHYDTIKELEEKRKERSKVAYERKKQLARLRVKAEKVAEEKLGSQLDILTAVKY, encoded by the exons ATGGTGTCAGGATCAGGAGTAATGTCGAAAAGGGTAGTGATAGATGCACGACACCACATGTTAGGACGCACGGCCTCCATTGTTGCTAAGGAACTTCTTTCTGGACAGAAAGTAGTTGTTGTCAGATGTGAAGAGATTGCACTTTCAGGAGGTCTTGTTCGTCAAAAAATGAAGTATCTTCGTTTTCTTCGTAAACGTATGAATACTAAACCTTCTCATGGCCCTATTCATTTCCGTGCTCCTTCTAAGATCTTCTGGAGAACTGTTCGTGG GATGATTCCACACAAGACCAAGAGAGGAGCTGCTGCTTTGGCTAGGTTGAAGGTTTACGAGGGTGTTCCTCCTCCTTATGACAAGGTCAAGAGGATGGTTGTTCCTGATGCTCTTAA GGTGTTAAGGCTCCAGAAGGGACACAAGTACTGCTTGCTAGGCCGTCTATCCAAGGAAGTTGGCTGGAACCACTATGATACCATCAAG GAGCTGGAAGAGAAGCGAAAGGAGAGATCAAAGGTTGCCTATGAGAGGAAGAAGCAACTCGCTAGACTGAGGGTTAAGGCCGAGAAGGTTGCTGAAGAGAAGCTTGGATCTCAGTTAGACATTCTTACTGCTGTCAAGTATTGA